A section of the Bryobacteraceae bacterium genome encodes:
- a CDS encoding UPF0173 metal-dependent hydrolase, protein MTGITWLGHGTFELVLDNGQTIVIDPWVEGNPSFPAGRGFTRIDTLLVTHGHFDHINDAVALAKRFRPQVISNFEICTWLESKGVENTSAMNKGGTQQAGALKVTMTDAKHSSGILDEGHFVYGGEPAGYVLHFPDGRRAYFAGDTAVFSDMALIAELYQPELAFLPIGDHFTMGPQQAALACRLLQVRTVIPMHYGTFPVLAGRPAELASLVSDAGVRVWELTIGQRVEW, encoded by the coding sequence ATGACCGGCATCACCTGGCTTGGACACGGCACTTTCGAACTCGTACTTGACAACGGTCAGACCATCGTCATCGACCCGTGGGTCGAGGGCAACCCTTCGTTTCCCGCGGGCCGTGGTTTCACGCGCATCGACACGCTGCTGGTCACCCACGGCCACTTCGATCACATCAACGACGCGGTGGCGCTGGCCAAGCGCTTCCGTCCGCAGGTGATTTCGAATTTCGAAATCTGCACGTGGCTCGAATCGAAAGGGGTGGAAAACACCTCCGCCATGAACAAGGGCGGCACGCAGCAGGCGGGCGCGCTGAAAGTCACGATGACCGATGCGAAACACTCCTCGGGCATCCTCGACGAAGGCCATTTCGTCTATGGGGGAGAACCGGCCGGCTATGTGCTGCACTTCCCCGACGGGCGGCGCGCCTACTTCGCCGGCGACACCGCCGTTTTCAGCGACATGGCGCTCATCGCCGAGCTCTACCAGCCTGAGCTGGCCTTCCTGCCCATCGGGGACCACTTCACCATGGGGCCGCAGCAGGCCGCACTGGCCTGCCGCCTGCTTCAGGTGCGCACGGTGATTCCCATGCACTACGGCACCTTCCCGGTACTCGCCGGCCGGCCCGCCGAGCTGGCATCTCTCGTGAGCGATGCCGGCGTTCGGGTGTGGGAGCTGACCATCGGCCAGCGCGTCGAATGGTAA
- a CDS encoding rhomboid family intramembrane serine protease, with protein sequence MGYSYPNRAPGPPSMFRMTPGVRWLLIVNAVCFVLYFLAARTYLAGIFAPLALSPRAVLTQFAIWQLVTYMFLHSPLGFGHILINMLTLWMFGSPLEDTWGTRRFLHFYFFCGIGAGLCVVLLNALTGSMDTRTIGASGAVFGVLIAFGMLFPRAIIYLFLMFPIEARWFVLILGAIVFLSAVGDTGGGVSHFAHLGGLLFGYVWLRTYGRRGRPVTSARRAGLLQTLDQRYREWKLQRARKRFQVYLRKQGRTGGGWDDNVQ encoded by the coding sequence ATGGGCTATTCGTATCCGAACCGCGCGCCCGGCCCGCCCTCCATGTTCCGCATGACCCCGGGCGTGCGCTGGCTGCTGATCGTCAACGCTGTCTGCTTCGTTCTGTATTTTCTGGCCGCGCGAACCTACCTGGCCGGCATCTTTGCTCCACTGGCGCTATCGCCCCGCGCGGTGCTGACGCAGTTCGCCATCTGGCAACTGGTCACCTACATGTTCCTTCACAGTCCGCTCGGCTTTGGCCACATCCTGATCAACATGCTCACGCTGTGGATGTTTGGCTCGCCGCTCGAAGACACCTGGGGCACGCGGAGATTCCTGCACTTTTACTTCTTCTGCGGCATTGGCGCCGGGCTGTGTGTCGTGCTGCTCAATGCGCTGACGGGCTCGATGGACACGCGCACCATCGGCGCCTCCGGCGCCGTCTTCGGCGTGCTGATCGCCTTCGGGATGCTGTTTCCGAGGGCCATCATCTATCTGTTTCTGATGTTTCCGATCGAGGCGCGCTGGTTCGTGCTCATCCTCGGCGCCATTGTCTTTTTGAGCGCCGTGGGCGATACCGGGGGCGGCGTCAGCCACTTTGCTCATCTCGGCGGCCTGCTGTTCGGATATGTGTGGCTCAGGACCTACGGCCGCCGGGGCCGCCCGGTGACTTCAGCGCGGCGTGCGGGCCTGTTGCAGACGCTCGATCAGCGTTACCGGGAGTGGAAGCTGCAACGTGCGCGGAAACGCTTCCAGGTCTATCTCCGCAAGCAGGGCCGCACCGGCGGGGGGTGGGATGACAACGTCCAGTGA
- the cas2-1 gene encoding CRISPR-associated endoribonuclease Cas2 1: MPDRSLYLAAYDICDPGRLRKALHVMKQYATGGQKSVFECFLTEAEKQRLIGEMREVIEPREDRFFLIPIEMRSPVRTLGIAVPPEDLPFYYAG; this comes from the coding sequence ATGCCTGACCGGAGCCTGTATCTGGCCGCTTACGACATCTGCGACCCTGGCCGCCTGCGCAAGGCGCTGCACGTGATGAAGCAGTACGCCACCGGCGGACAGAAATCCGTCTTCGAATGCTTCCTCACTGAGGCGGAAAAGCAGCGCCTGATTGGCGAAATGCGCGAAGTGATCGAGCCTCGCGAGGACCGCTTTTTTCTCATTCCCATCGAAATGCGCAGCCCGGTGAGGACGCTCGGCATCGCCGTGCCGCCCGAAGATCTGCCCTTTTATTACGCGGGGTGA
- a CDS encoding UPF0098 protein, whose protein sequence is MAFRIRSLAFDEGGWIPRRHTGEGEDLSPPLEWQDLPPGTRSLALVMDDPDAPGGVWTHWILWDIPVTETGLAEGFVPGRLGISGVNDFGKEGYNGPMPPRGHGPHRYFFKLYALDTRHLMVAPGVKRLEFDKALRGHILEEAWTMGRYERK, encoded by the coding sequence ATGGCTTTCCGGATTCGCTCGCTCGCCTTCGACGAAGGCGGCTGGATTCCCAGGCGCCACACGGGGGAGGGGGAAGACCTGAGCCCGCCCCTCGAATGGCAGGACCTGCCCCCGGGCACGCGCAGCCTGGCCCTGGTGATGGATGATCCCGATGCCCCGGGCGGGGTCTGGACACACTGGATCTTGTGGGACATCCCCGTCACCGAGACGGGACTGGCCGAAGGGTTCGTGCCCGGTCGGCTTGGCATCAGCGGCGTGAACGATTTTGGCAAGGAGGGCTACAACGGCCCGATGCCGCCCCGCGGCCATGGTCCGCACCGGTATTTCTTCAAACTCTACGCGCTCGATACGCGCCACCTGATGGTGGCGCCGGGTGTCAAGCGGCTCGAATTCGACAAGGCCCTGCGCGGCCACATTCTCGAAGAAGCGTGGACCATGGGCAGGTACGAGCGGAAATAG
- the era gene encoding GTPase Era, protein MKLSRKKSESKKFVSGFVSLLGRPNAGKSTLLNALVGAKLAIVSDRPQTTRTLVQGVWTTASAQVVFLDTPGIHEAETRYNRWMMESVAEALQDRDLLLLVIDSTRKLSPADERTVELVKKAGTPTLAVFNKVDAVRPKSLLLPLIDQYRQWHAFEEYLPISALTGEGLDELREAILKRLPEGPAWYPADHLTDQPERFLAAEIVREKILHLTRNEVPHSVAVTIDTWEDQPKLLRILATVHVERPGQKAIVLGEKGARLKEAGTAARLELEAIFGRKVYLELFVKVSEKWRENPRFLKELDWRSMRGSDAAEPAGPES, encoded by the coding sequence GTGAAGCTGAGCCGTAAAAAATCAGAATCGAAGAAATTTGTTTCGGGCTTCGTCTCTCTTCTCGGACGGCCGAACGCCGGCAAGTCGACGCTGCTGAACGCGCTCGTCGGCGCGAAACTGGCCATCGTCAGCGACCGGCCGCAGACGACGCGCACGCTTGTTCAGGGCGTCTGGACCACCGCTTCGGCCCAGGTCGTCTTTCTCGACACGCCCGGCATCCACGAGGCGGAGACACGCTACAACCGCTGGATGATGGAGTCGGTGGCCGAGGCCTTGCAGGACCGCGACCTGTTGCTGCTGGTCATCGACAGCACCCGCAAACTGTCGCCCGCCGACGAGCGCACGGTGGAGCTGGTGAAGAAGGCCGGCACGCCAACGCTCGCGGTCTTCAACAAGGTGGACGCGGTGCGGCCCAAGTCGCTGCTGCTGCCGCTGATCGACCAGTACCGGCAATGGCACGCCTTCGAGGAGTATCTCCCCATCTCCGCCCTCACCGGCGAAGGGCTGGACGAGTTGCGGGAGGCGATCCTGAAGCGCCTGCCCGAAGGACCGGCATGGTACCCGGCCGACCATCTTACTGACCAGCCCGAGCGCTTCCTCGCCGCCGAAATCGTGCGCGAAAAGATTCTGCACCTGACGCGGAACGAGGTGCCGCATTCCGTTGCCGTGACCATCGACACCTGGGAGGACCAGCCGAAGCTGTTGCGCATCCTGGCCACCGTGCACGTCGAGCGTCCCGGCCAGAAGGCCATCGTTCTCGGCGAAAAGGGTGCGCGGCTGAAGGAGGCCGGCACGGCGGCCCGGCTGGAGCTGGAAGCGATCTTTGGCAGGAAGGTCTACCTCGAACTGTTTGTCAAGGTCAGCGAGAAATGGCGCGAAAACCCGCGCTTCCTCAAGGAACTCGACTGGCGTTCGATGCGCGGTTCGGACGCGGCTGAGCCGGCCGGTCCAGAGAGCTGA
- the cas1-1 gene encoding CRISPR-associated endonuclease Cas1 1, whose amino-acid sequence MATLYIDRSGAELELDHGALAVRAGGELQQRVPLLHLERCVITAGVQLSTGLLAGLSDAGVGVVIVRPRQDRAAVLTGLPRGDAGRRLGQAAMALHGPARDRWARFWVHAKCLAMIRLLRAEAVSGAGRARLAQAAERIESLAVRLRRDRPAADAARGIEGAASAAYFEALRELFAPELGFEGRNRRPPRDPVNACLSLLYTLLYGAAVEAATGAGLDPSIGFLHEPAPGRAGLACDLVEPFRAPADRIVVELFRSRSLRKEHFQKTNGACLLGKAGRRAFYESIEEPLERLRRRMRAMARRVARAADRAYLRVSEAGGMTPCGPSM is encoded by the coding sequence ATGGCGACCTTGTACATCGACCGCAGCGGGGCCGAGCTCGAGCTCGATCATGGCGCCCTCGCCGTGCGCGCCGGCGGGGAGCTCCAGCAGCGCGTGCCGCTGCTTCATCTGGAGCGCTGCGTTATCACCGCCGGCGTTCAGCTCTCCACCGGGCTGCTGGCCGGACTCTCTGATGCCGGAGTCGGCGTGGTGATTGTCCGTCCACGGCAGGACCGCGCTGCCGTGCTGACGGGCTTGCCCAGGGGCGACGCAGGCCGGCGGCTCGGGCAGGCAGCGATGGCGTTGCACGGGCCCGCCCGAGACCGCTGGGCGCGCTTCTGGGTGCATGCAAAGTGCCTGGCCATGATCCGGCTGTTGCGGGCCGAAGCGGTCTCGGGCGCGGGCCGTGCCAGGCTTGCCCAGGCGGCGGAACGAATCGAATCCCTCGCCGTGCGCCTCCGGCGGGACCGGCCGGCCGCCGACGCGGCGCGCGGCATCGAGGGCGCCGCATCGGCCGCATACTTTGAGGCCTTGCGGGAACTGTTTGCACCGGAGCTTGGATTTGAAGGCAGGAACCGGCGCCCGCCGCGCGACCCTGTGAACGCCTGTCTGTCGCTTCTCTACACGCTGCTCTACGGCGCGGCCGTGGAGGCCGCGACGGGGGCAGGGCTCGACCCGTCCATCGGGTTCCTCCACGAGCCCGCGCCGGGCCGCGCCGGCCTTGCCTGCGACCTGGTGGAGCCGTTCCGCGCTCCGGCTGATCGCATTGTCGTCGAGCTGTTCCGCTCGCGCTCATTGCGCAAGGAGCATTTCCAGAAAACGAATGGCGCGTGCCTGCTCGGCAAGGCAGGGCGGCGCGCCTTCTACGAGTCCATTGAAGAACCGCTGGAAAGGCTGCGGCGGAGGATGCGCGCAATGGCCCGGCGCGTGGCGCGCGCCGCCGACCGCGCCTACCTGCGGGTGTCAGAGGCAGGAGGCATGACGCCATGCGGCCCCTCTATGTAG